AAGTGACACACACATATTCAATACTTAGCAACTTATGAGTGCAAGACATGACTTACAACTCGATAAACAGTCCTTATCTTCTATCAACgtgatattagagaggctcacgATGATAGGACATATCCTAATCTAATCACGTAAGCTCTGCTCTTCAAAAGGTTTGTACCTTTTTATTTATAGCACACATCTATTATGGACTTGGGCTTCAAAACAGAGTAGGGAGACTTCAAGAGATATGCAAGATAATTTCTAAGAAAATAGAtcttcaatcattagtttcctaaatattctccaaaTTTAGAAACCAATCAAATCTCTTTAAATAGATAAAATCGTTTATCCTTAGGTTAAGCGTTAtattggattgcataatattcttaGAATATTATGCATTTGTAACAACTTAACCAGAATCCAAAAGCCTAACTAAACACTTAGTCACGATGTCGAATGGTCTTTTCATAGgacatcttgttcgacatgttTTACCAGATGCAGTTTGATAGAACATCATGTTCAGCATATATCTTCTGCAATTTTGAAACATTCTATCTAACATGTTGTtgtctaatttgttttactaaaattaatgtcaacCTTACAAACTTAGAGAATTAACAGGTTTGCATTCAAGCTTTCCCATTTTTTTGTAAAATATCaagcaaatattttttaaaagagataaaattgtctttatttgaatGGGATACCATAATTCCCaagaagtacttgagttctccaaGGTTCTTCATTTCAAATTTTGCTGATAAGAAGTTATCTCTCACTCAAATCATCTTCGAACAATAATATTGCCAACATAACAAGAAGTATAGTACGCTTTCCTCCTTGTGTAtgtatagaaaataaaatttgatctCATTGACTTTGCTTATAAATCAAATACAACATTGCCTTTGTGAATTTTTCAACCCATGCCCGAGGGGATTGTTTTAGTCCATAACACATGTGATTGAAATCTCAAGGATACTGACCAAAACCAGGTCCCTCAAGGAAATTAACTAACTAGTTAAAGACAAAGTTTACGTGTATACATAATTGCTTCTACataaagcatattaaataaatttaatcttaAAAGACAACACCTAAAAAGATTTAGAATAAGAAGCTCTAAGTGTTAATGTCTTGTTATTCTTGAGAATCTTCTTAACACTTgctcttttcttctttttaaatcTTCTTTTTACTTCCATTTACAATGTGTTAGTTTACTTCTTTTTCTCCAAGTAGATCTTCAATTTTTCTCTCCTATGATCTTCTAATAGCTCTTTCATTATATAATGAAGTTTTACAAATGTTTCTTTTCTTCTGAATgtgtctttttcttctttgagacttatttcttcttcttttagcAACTTCTTCTTTTTATTGTGCCTCACTCTCtggtgcatatatatatatatatatatatatagagagagagagagagagagagagagaggagggatcaaattacacccgaagagttacaccacgagttacactcgttcaataactacatctcgaattaatattttttaaattcaaccgttggattgaaacataatatcatatagatcatacctataaagtttgagcttaatctataatgatttactatgtcattgaattacatcaaaattaacgttatttgaaagctcattttgacgttaatctttggatatcttgatattatagtaaatcattatagattaagctcaaactttataggtatgatctatatgatattacgtttcaatccaacggttgaatttaaaaaatattaattcgagatgtagttattgaacgagtgtaactcgtggtgtaactcttcaggtgtaatttgatccctcctcatatatatatatatatatatatatatatatacattgctGCACACACCCACAATTTTCAATCTTCCAGATTATCTTtaaatatataaagaaaatagATCCATTGGAGAACAAAGAGATGGAGTTGTTGGAGACGTTAGCTAGAAGAAAATAGAGTGGCTGAAGCAGACCTAGGATGAGATGTGTGAATAGTAATGGTATGGTGAACATTCCTTTATCTGATTTGTGGTGAGTAGATAGGATGTTGTActgtattcacatgatgatgtacATTAATAAAATTTCTACACTTCTCCTCTTACAACTTACATCATGATTAAGAGGCTTCTAAAAAAGTTTAGTGAAAGTTGATCAGAGGTCAGATGTATTCTCCATATTTAACTACTTTGAGTCAGAGGCTTCTGATATGATATGACAAAGCTTGATCAAAGTGAGGTCCTCAGTGCTTGATATTTCAGAGTCATAGAAGGATAAAGTCTATCTCAAATGCCTTTTGGATATATTATTTTAGATGCATTTACATGATAGCCTAAATTCTAGATTTAATTTTTTACTTCATTAACATCTTCTTCCAGACGTTATCCCTTTGAATCAAAGGCTTGTGATGAAGTTGGATAAAGCTTGTTCTGATTCCAAAGTCATTCTCTACTACGTCAGATTGTTCTTGATTTTGATAACGCTAAATTTCAAACTTCGTCAGTCTTCAATTCCCGCTGATATTCTAGATTTAATAAATATGCTTTTCTTAGCTTCTAGTTGTTTACCTTGGATTTTGGTAAACAACCTCTAGTATTCTAAAATTGATACTTTGGTTACTTACAAGATCGAAAAAGATGGATACTAGGACATATGTGTAtagttttgttttagtttttctcTATACTTAGTTGTTTAATGGTAATGGTAAACTTAACGATAAAGCAAAGATAATATAAAGGTTGTTTGtataattaaaaggaaaatgaagaTAATTTCAACTGAAACGTAAACGGAATAAAAAGGGACTTTAATTCAAGTAAATTGACTTAGAAATAAAAATGGTGTTTCATACGTACATTTCCTCATAAACTCTTTTCTTAACACACTTAGATACTTTAAGTGATTTGAGTATGGCAGAATATTGAACACACGAAATCTAATTGCTAAGACACTTATTTATACTACTTTGATATTAACGATAACGAACAGCCTCTTCTCCAGAGGATGACACGTTCTCGTTTGCATGTGTTTCATCCTTCACAGGCTTCCAAGCGTCCCTTTAAGGAATGAATAAGACCGAATTACAATTATCAGTCCTAATTTGAATTTGTCATTGTCGAACTCCTCTCCGAGTCATTTCCAAAAAATCTTCTAAGTCTTGATGAAATATCATTTCGCCAAAATGATAACTCCTCTCAACAAATCCCAGGTGAAGAACACCACTTGACCTTCTTTTTGAAATTAGCTTGTCcacttcaaatatttccctaaGTCTCACCAGGAAATCTCACACCTTATGGGGCATCGAAATTACAGCTTACACTAGTACAATTCAACTCTAACTACATCAGAGTCATAGTTGCTTTCTTAGTTCTGCATAGTGAGTAACCATTAAAGGATAAATTATTTTTCATGCAAACCTACTTTTTATATCATCAAAACTCTAAGGATTAGTTGAAGAACCAAACTTGTTCCAATTATGTTTGGGTTGGGGCAAGCTCCACTGGGTCCATTCTGACTCCAGTCCATTCAAGAAACCAACCCAAGAGATCAAACATATACACATCCCCTCATGTATCAGCATCGTAAGGAGGAAATGTTTTCACCATAAATGCATGTATAAATAATCAggaaaacatgacatcaattagTGGTGGACAACGAGTCGGGTTAGACGAATTTGGCCCAAACGTGACACCCAACATAAACCGCGGTTGATTCAACAAGACCCATTTACGCCCAATTTTTAAATCGATTTTGACGGGTTGGATGAAAATAGGTTATAGGTTGTTTCATCCagtttattagaattattaagctTACTCATTTTTAGACTCAATGTCATTATTTGATCTTGATATAAATTTTACGTTGTATTTTAAATGTAAGAATATGCCAAACATTTAAATTGGGCAACAATAAATATTAtgtacatttaaaattaaatacaaaaaattataaatataattacacttttaaattaaattacacATTTATATTTTAGTTACAATTTAAATTGTTTGTTTAATAAAAAGGGTTGAATTAGTCACTGAAAATTCAAAATAGATTTTAATCAAACAAACATGAATTAGAAAAttaatggctttaagtgtgaggAATTTCTACCTCAtcctatacaaaaataaaattttaatattcattCGGATAGGACTAATTACTCGTGAATCTATTTAAACGAATCAAATTTGCTCATCTAAACTCACTTGAAATCGAGGTTTGAACCAGATAAACCTTCAACCCATTTCAACCCTGATCAAGTCGATTTTTTTGGGTGGATTGACCCGTGCGTGGTTTTTTTTGTCCACCCTTAACATGAATTAATTGAATGTTAAGTTTATTATATTCAATAAAGTTTAAAGGCTATTACAATGTTTactcaaaatatgaaaatatctttaaattattttgttgttgAGAAGAACACATTTAGAATTTAAAGTAGATAAAAATCCTAAAAGTAAAATAGTATGAAAGTTGAAAAGTCCGCATTTGCTATGGATTGATTGAGAAAGAAAAGAGAGTTGAGAGAGGAAAAAGAACATGTGTGATTTCCAATGTATAATGTATTCACATAACCAAGCAATGAAGAAAGAATAACAGAAAAAGACAAAAAGTGTGGCTACCTTAGTACGTTTGCGCCGCCTGGATCAGGAAAGTAGGCAGGCATGCAGTTGAAGAATTGATGTCACGCCTTCACCTGTCTGCCCCTCAACCACCAGCTACCACTTTGTCAATGCTTTATGTCAACATTGCATCACATAACATTCTATGCTATTTTCCCTATAAAAAATTGTACCCCTATTGGTTGAGATTTTAACCAAAagtaaataagaataaaaaacaaatgaaacTTAAGATTGAGACTTGACATTCCATTGTCCTTAATATTTTATGTTGCATAAATATGTTTGTTGACTCACACTTTCCATAACTCACAAACAAACCCTCCTGCAAACACCATGCACGCTGTTTCATATATTCAATCTTCCTATTCATACTTTTCTTTATTCTTAGAATTAATCACTTCAAATATACTAATTGTAACTACTACGTACTAATTTTatgaatgataatgataatgatgatgattgtgATTAAATGAAGTTGGATGAAGGAAGCATGCATCTTTGACTCTCAACATGTTGAATATACTGTAGTACACATTTTGGAGAAAATTAACAGAAGCATCGCATGTCAGAATTTTGTCTCCCTATCTTAGACAAACAgccattttcttttgttttttctttttgtccTTTCTCAACTGTTTGAAAAGAAACATATTCTGCATGCTTATTCTCCTCCAGTAACCATTGTAGCTGCATATTTACCAGAAAGAGAGAGTCGATAGAGACAATAGACAAACAACATCTATATGAAACAAAGCACGCTCCTCCGACAATAACAGACAAACCATTTATCCTAAGGTTCTCTGTGTTCTTCCTCACAGTATACATTTTCTCACACCCCCTTCATCTCCTTATAAAACCACACTTTCCCTTTCTTCATTTTCATCATCACCAACACACTAAACTTGCCAAAATACTGAATTTCCTTACTTTGTTCAATTCCACTACTACAATATACACCATGTTCAATCAAGAGAAACTCATGCATTTTCAAGTGGAACAACCATCATGGAGCTACTACatgatgagaagagaaagaacaaTGGAAGAAGATCAAATGGAGAGAATAATGAGATTAGCTTCTCAAAGTGCTGTTGTGATATTCAGCATTAGTAGTACTAGTTGTATGTGTCATGCAATGAAGAGTTTGTTTAGTGGAATGGGAGTGAATGCAATGGTTTATGAACTTGATCAAGATTCAAAACCATTCATGAGGTTACTTGGAAATTCAACAACACTACCTGTTGTTTTCATTGGTGGCAAATTAGTTGGTTCTATGGATAGGGTTTTGGCTTTTCATATCAATGGCTCTCTTGTTCCTCTTCTTAAAGATGCAGGTGCTTTGTGGCTCTAATATGAATCCGTCCGAGCTTATTTTCTTAGGTATCTTAGAGTTAAAATTAGTTAGTGATAATGATTACATGATTAAGCACTGACTTATAATGGGTTGTAAGGAACTGTCAATGATATGTCATATGTGCAAAAAATATATTTGGAATTATGTCAATTATCTTTGGCTTTTTTTAGCTAGTTTGTATAATTAAAGTTGCACTAGTAACTTGGAAATGAACCTCAGTGTTATTCATCAATTATGTGTCCTTCTACTCCAAAATTAAATAGAATGTTAATATATATAAGTATAAAGGTCAATGGTTCAACTTGTGGTATACCATCATAGTTTGAATGTTGGTATTTCATAATGATAATTTTTTCATGCTTTAAACTATCTGAAAAACACAATTTAATAAACAGGATCATTAATATTCAAATGGAATAACTTCGGTTGATAACTTAGGTTGGGTCTCAGACAGTTCAGTTCACTTTGGTGGGTCTCAAAAACTTCGGTTGATAATTAAGGATGAATTGATATGCGAACAAACATTTTTTTGGTCGGCATCGTACCTATTTGCAGGTAATCTAATTCCATATTTGACAAAAACCCTCGTGATCGAACGAGAATTGACAACCTTAGTTGACTTCCCTATATGTGCGGAGATCCAAGTCTTACTAATGTAGAAGGAAGCTGAAGAATAAGAGTTTTCTCATTATCCTTGAATGCAACAACATTACATAATTTATATTGAAATGATGGTACATCATAACTAACATGTATCTCCTACATGTGATGATACATTGCTACACAAGTTAGTTACAAACCAACTAACTAACTTCACTTTCTTTGGTTAATATCCCCCCACAAGTTGATGCTTGATAAATGTTGATCAAGTTCAACTTGGAcatgaaaaaagaaaatagaaggtattttgttaaaaaaatcggCTAGTTGACTATGAGACGGAATAGTGAGAAGCTTTATGGTGCATGCTAAAAAATTTCCCTTACAATGTGACAATCGATCTCCAAGTGTTTGGTCGTTCTTCAATGGAAAACCAGATTTGCTGCAATGTGCAAAGCACTCTGGTTATCACAGTAAAGAACCGGTGGCCTAGTGCATTTGATTTGCATGTCACGTAACAAGTATATGATCCATTGGAGCTCGCATGGCTGCACGTAAAGTTATGTATTTTGCTTTTGATAAGGACCTTGAAAATGTATATTGCTTCTTTGTTATCCATGAAATGAGTGATTGACCAATGAAAAAACATGAACCTGAGATAGATCTTCGTGTATCTCTACATCCGACTCAATCAGCATCAGAAAATCCaagatgaagagaaaagttgCATGGAAAAAATAAACCTTTTCCAGGACAAGATTTAAGATAACACAAACTTTACATGCTCATGATGATGAGTGATGGACGGGTTGGAGAGAAGAAACAAGCAATCCACCATGAGGGAAAGCACCCTTTCTAGCATCTCCCATTTGTTGACCATGGCAGAAGTTTTGAAACAGCAGAATGAGTCATTACAGGGTTTCATACAATTCTTGCAGTCGCAAATGCCCAAGGAAAACGGTATCACACATGAATCACCTTATTTCCAGCCTTTATCGGATGTCGTGTGGGCAGAAGGGGTCCCAGAAGACTTTAAACTTCCTCCTTTGCCTATTTTCGACAACACGACGGATCCCGGGCAGCACATTCGAGCCATCGACGACTAAGCCACTAGACTCGGGGCTACAGATACTCACAAATGTGTCATGATGTTGGGAATGGTTCAAGGATCGATTTCGTGGAGGAATCTGCAGCGATTCCCTTCTTCTTCCTCACATCAAGGGGCTTCGAGGCTTCTGAAGTTTTTTCATTTGTGGTCTTATCCATAGCTAAAAAGACAAGAAATATCTTGGGAGCAGAGGTTCCCTTACCTCCCCTTATATAAGAAATCGGGAAACATAGGTAATATCGAAAAAAACATTTAATACCTAGGGTTTCTCAAAAATCGCGATGACTCAAGGTACCAACTTCTCAAACGAAATACGAACTATGGAGTACTGAAGCAGTTGAATCAGCAAACATAAAACAAAGGCGTCAAGGGCCGGGGTCATTGTACATGCCGCCAGGGCCTTTAAAGTTTACAAGCAACGATAccaaaatataacaataataaacaTAAACATCACTAGGGACTAGTCTTTAAGATTGTCATTGATACGCCCATCTGAGGACCCCTTCTCAGGAACTCCCTCGGTCCCAAAGGTTTCAAATTCGGGATCCACCAACTGGCCCTCTCTTATAATCTTGAAGAAATCCATCTCATCAACATTAAGATCAGGTTGCAAAACCAGAGCTTGCGCTTTCGCCCTACCAAAAGCCTCATCGCCAGCAGATAAAACCTCGAGCTGAGCTTCCTTTAACGAAGATCTAAGCTCTTCGTTTGCCTTATGCAAACCCTCTTCATCTTTCTTTAACCGCTCAACTTCTCCTCCTGCCTTCTTGAGCTCTTTGGCCTTCTGAATAGACTGTCAACCTGCTTCATCAAGACTCTCAGACTGAACCTTCAGGGCCTCCTTCATTTTAGTCACCTCTTAGGACAGGTGATGCTCAGTCTTGTCAGCATCATCACCGGCCTCGAATAGGGCACGAACCATCACGTCACTCCGCATTAAATGGGCTTTTAAATTGGCAGTCAGTTGTTGAGGGCCAATCGATTTTGCTTTAGCAACGTCCCCATCGGCATTCAGATGATCGTAAAGGAACCTCAACCCATCAAAACTGTTGTCCCAAAACTTGAACTCGGGGCTCGACCCGGAATTGTGACTACTCCTCCCGGTCCCTTGCATCACGTTTCTCACGGCCTGATCAATATTGCTGGCCTTTTCGGTCAAAAGTTTTTGTTTCTTGACAGGAGGAGGCACAGAGGAGGAAGGAGGGTCGGAGCCAGTAATTATCACCGCTTCTCTATCAGCTTCAGGTTGCTTCCTACGCACAACCCGGGTCTGAAGACCAGAGGGATCTGTCTACAGCGTAAACTGGGTAGCGGCACGCTTCACCCTAGCTTCAGCTATAAACTTTTGTTACTCCTTGGTGTTGGCGGATgtcattttttcttcaaaaaataaaagcaaaccAGGTTAAGCTATGAGGTAAATAAATAGCCCACTAGGCTTGGCAGATATGAAAACAATACCTAAAAAAGACAGGAGCGTCACTGGGTCGCCCGACTTCTCCATGATGTCCTTGGTTTTCATCAAGGAAAAGGAATCTAAAAAAGAAAGAGCTTGGACCTCATCAGCATTCAATTTGTCATAGTCGTAGCCAACGATAGGGACATGGTCCTCGGTCCACTAAAGAGGAAAGATCCGTCCCCCATCAGACGGGCATAGAACTTCCAGACATTTCTCACCCCCTTTTATACGAACAAATCGGTTCTTAAAGTCTTCATAGTTTGAGGTGAAAGCCTAGAGGAAATTCCTACCCGAGGACTCATTGATACTTATCTAGCTCCCTTTATCGGCccctttcgaataaaagagggagAAGAAGATACACAGGGTTAGGTCAATAAGTAGGACATCGCATATGAATTCGAAGGCTTTGATGAAACCCCATCCGTTAGCCCGGATCTAGACCGGGGATGCGTTCAGGGAGGATAACAAATCGACCATAAATCAGTAAATGGAAGTTGAATCctaaaatcatccaaaagactcAAATAAAAGAAGAAAGACTCGTTATCAACACCCTTCGAATGGAAGTGGCACACAACTTCTCCTTCCTTACACAACTCCAATACCATGTCTTCTTCATTTCCATTGGATGAAATGTCTCTCTTGGCCCGGAGTTTACGTATGTCTTCTCGAGTCACCGAACTCTTCTTATACTTTATCACCTCCGCATCAATAAAGGATCCTCCCATCTACGTAAGAACATCTATTGGACCTGACGACCCAGAACCCGAATCAGTATCATTAAAGGATTCATAGAGGTCTCCATACACCTCGTGTATAATTTGATTAAAGTGAACAT
Above is a window of Vicia villosa cultivar HV-30 ecotype Madison, WI unplaced genomic scaffold, Vvil1.0 ctg.000538F_1_1, whole genome shotgun sequence DNA encoding:
- the LOC131629246 gene encoding putative glutaredoxin-C14, with protein sequence MFNQEKLMHFQVEQPSWSYYMMRRERTMEEDQMERIMRLASQSAVVIFSISSTSCMCHAMKSLFSGMGVNAMVYELDQDSKPFMRLLGNSTTLPVVFIGGKLVGSMDRVLAFHINGSLVPLLKDAGALWL